One Desulfurobacteriaceae bacterium genomic window, TACGCACTCAGAGATAGCAACAATTTTGTCTGTTAATTTGTACTTTAGCTTTGTTAATGAATTATTCTTGGGAACGAAATCAACCCTTCGGGTATATACAACCTTTCTTTTGTGAAACTTTTTAGAAAAGGCTACTATTGTGTGAGTTTTTGCAGAATGTGCGTGAATTATGTCAAATTCTCTTCCAATGATAGATATTCTTGTTATATCTTCTAATTGATTTCCAGAAAGGGGAATTGTCTCTATGCCTTCTTCTTTACACCTTCTTTCAAGTTCTTCATTGACTTTACAGGCAACGACAGATTTTATTCCAAACTTCGAGAGTCCTTTAGCTAAGTAGAATAGCTGTTGTTCTCCTCCTCTCCATCCTTTTTCTGTGTTAACGTGTAGAATTTTCATAGCAAGAAACCTACATAAAGTTAATTTAGGGCAAGCAAAGATTACAGATACTCTGTGGATAAGTCAAGGAGGTACTATGAGACTTTCAAAAGCATTTATACCAACTTTAAAAGAATCTCCAAAGGACGCGGAGGTTCCAAGTCATAAACTTTTGGTTCGTGCTGGTTTTATAAGAAAGAAAGCGTCTGGACTTTACGATATTCTACCGCTTGGAGTTAAGGTTCTTCTAAAGATTGAAAAAATTATTAGAGAAGAAATGAACAAAGCGGGTGCTCAGGAAGTTATTCTACCAATAATGCATCCAGCGGAACTTTGGATAGAAAGTGGTAGATGGGATGTTTACGGTAAGGAGATGATAAAGTTCAAAGACAGACACGAAAGGGATTACGCCCTTGGTCCAACTGCTGAAGAAGCGATAACGGATCTTGTTAGGAAGGAAGTTAAATCTTACAAAGATCTTCCTCTTAACCTTTATCAGATTGGAAGAAAGTTCAGAGATGAAATTCGTCCCCGTTTTGGCCTTATGAGAGCAAGAGAGTTCATAATGAAAGATGCATACTCTTTCCACACGAGCGATGAAGATGCAGAAAGAGAATACTGGAATATGTATGAAACTTACTCAAGGATATTTAAAAGAATGGGACTTAAGTTTAAAGCCGTTGAAGCTGATACAGGAGAAATTGGAGGAAAGTTTTCCCACGAGTTTATGGTGTTAGCAGATACTGGAGAAGGAAAGCTTGTTTACTGTGAAAAGTGTGGTTATGCTGCAAGTACCGAGAAGGCAGAGCAAAGAAAGCCCGATACTCCAAAAGGTAGAGAGAAAGAGTTTAAAAGCATTGAGAAAGTTCATACCCCAAATGTTAAAAGGATAGAAGAAGTTTCTTCCTTTTTAAACACACCTCAGGAAAATATACTAAAACTTCTTTTGTACATTGTTGATGGTAAAGCAGTTGCTTTAGCTTTAAGAGGAGATAGAGAAGTAAACGAACTTAAACTTAAAAAACTTTTTGGTGGGAAAGAAATAAGACTTGCAACCGATGAAGAAATAGAAAATTACACAGGACAGCCTAAAGGTTTCCTTTCTCCAATTGGTTTAAATATTCCTGTTTTTGCTGACTATTCTGTTATTCCAATGGTTAACTTTGTAGCAGGTGCTGGAGAAAAGGATTACCACCTTAAGAATGTAAATTGGGGAAGAGACTTTGAAGTTAAGGAGTTTGTGGATATTTCAGAGGCTAAAGGGAACGAT contains:
- a CDS encoding proline--tRNA ligase, yielding MRLSKAFIPTLKESPKDAEVPSHKLLVRAGFIRKKASGLYDILPLGVKVLLKIEKIIREEMNKAGAQEVILPIMHPAELWIESGRWDVYGKEMIKFKDRHERDYALGPTAEEAITDLVRKEVKSYKDLPLNLYQIGRKFRDEIRPRFGLMRAREFIMKDAYSFHTSDEDAEREYWNMYETYSRIFKRMGLKFKAVEADTGEIGGKFSHEFMVLADTGEGKLVYCEKCGYAASTEKAEQRKPDTPKGREKEFKSIEKVHTPNVKRIEEVSSFLNTPQENILKLLLYIVDGKAVALALRGDREVNELKLKKLFGGKEIRLATDEEIENYTGQPKGFLSPIGLNIPVFADYSVIPMVNFVAGAGEKDYHLKNVNWGRDFEVKEFVDISEAKGNDPCPKCGEPLVEKRGIEVGHIFKLGTKYSEAMNATFVDENGKEKPMVMGCYGIGVTRVMAAAVEQNHDEDGIIWPFEIAPFEIVVIPTNVKKEEIINLAENIYKDLQVKGFDVAIDDRNARPGFKFKDADLIGIPFQVIVGKKAADGIVEIKVRKTGGRFEVKAVDVEAKIRELLNG